TAgtataaaaattttcttttaagtttatacttaatataaattatacttaatataaattatcttttaagttttaaatttttaatagtgGACTTGGTAGTTTTTATATTATGACTAGCACGcacatcatttgatcaaaatcatcGGTTAGGAATAATTCGAATGAATGATCAAACTATGAAATTTAATTTGGACGGTCAAAATCATTTATTGGTTAAATGGATCCGAGCTCATCTTTGATTACACATGTAGCAGACTAAAATGAAAAAGGGGTTGTGCGTTTGAAAAACGCTTCAGCTTTAGACTTTCGAGTTTTGAGGTAACAATaataaaatggttaaatactaaatacctcCGGagtttcattatttttttttttcttttcttagggtttgatttttatcatttttttttcttagggtttgatttttatcacaggaggtccttgtggttttgataatagactaaACTAGTACTTCTCTCAGTTaactgttagttgacttaacgaaaatcCACGtaaaccaatcaaatgttgacacgtgacacttattatttttttcttaaaataaaaaaataaaaaaaaattgggggtggctcttgccCATTTGGGAGTGGCTCGgtcaccccctttggccatgggggtggctaggccaccccTATTTGACAGGATTGGGGTGGCAcgaccacccccttggtgcttaagggggtggcttcggccacctccaGTGGGTATTGGGGTTGGCTCGGCCTCTCCCttggagcctagggggtggcagaaaccacccccaatggtggttgggggtagtttcagccacccccatctggctagatgggggtggtttcgtcggccacccccatggagcctagggggtggccgaaaccaccacCAATGgtgggggtggccatggccaagagccacccccaattttttttttttttttttttttttaaagtaagtgTCACTTGTCAATATTTGATTGGTCAACGTGATTGTCGTTAAGTTAACTAATGGTTAACTGACAAAAGgattaatttggtctattattaaaatcacatggacctcctgtaataaaaatcaaattataagaaaaaaaataaaaataaagcaataaaaacCCAAAgagatatttagtatttaacccattatAAAATTAGTAAAACTTCTTAACTGCCCgattaaaaatagtaaaaattgtaTCTGCTGTATTAAATGATGGATTACAGCTATAAGGCATGACAGAGTGAGTGTTATATAGTGTTTTTCATGTTTACATGAGCTCTTGAATCAAACGGtctaaattgaattaaaaaatgctAAATCGTTATCAACGCTCAAGATCATGGAATGAAGTACAGCGCACGAATGACGATGAAAGTGGCTAGCgcgagtttgaaaaaaaaaaggttcatctTTTGAGGCCAAGGTTGTAACTTGTAAACTTGGTAAATTTTTTCAGCCATCTGATTTAAATGAGAAAACATTGTAGCCGTTAGATTTAATGATGGAGTATAGCTGTAAAGCATAACCGGTGTGAGTGAAATCTGGTGCTTCTCAAGTCTCCATGAGCTTACTAATCCAATGGAATGTATTGAATCAAAAAAAGCTAAATCATAACTAACAGTCAAGATCATTTCATTTGTAGAAATGGCATAGAGTTCAGCAAGTGACGCACGTGGAGGAAAGATTTTTTGAAATCTTGGTTTTTACGCTTGCACAGTCACCAAGTCTGATGACAGACTATTCATTTAGCATTTTCCATGTTAGTTTTCAGCCGTTCAAAAAAGTTGATCAAATTGTAGCCATAGGATGTGCGTTAGTTTGCAACGCGTTAGAGAAAGTAAGGGGATATGGTGTTTCGCATGACTCTATGAGCGTGCACGTGAGATTTCATTTAACAACTGagattaaatcatcatttatatAGATTTAATCTCTACTCACCCATAACAGATATTTTATGTATAAATGGGTGTATGGGACAacttttatgacaaaaaaaaaatctgctatgTTATCTCGAAATGGACCAAATCTAACcgtttatttattaaatagaaatgaaaaaacaaaatcaaacggTGAATGTAAAATCTCCCAACGCTCGAGATTAGCAAAATTCTCATCTTTTACTGAGAAGTGAATGCGAAGCAGGTGACTGGCGAGCATTGATTGTTGAGTTGCCAAGAGTTGAAGGCATGGTTGAAGGAGTAAATGATCCCATTCACTGCATCGCCCTCCCTCCCAACTACCTGTTGGATCATAGAATAAATCATTAAGTACTCAGTAATCTTTGGGTCCAGCCTAATCATGGAAAAGCCTAAGCCCAGAATGGATTCGGGCAACCAAGTCCGAGACCTACATATCTGAGACCCTCATGACCGAGACTCATGGGATCCGAGACCCTTAAGCCGAGACCCATGGGATCCAAGACTAACTCAGGACACACAGGTCTCAGCCACAAGGATAACTCGAATATCTTAAAAGATACAACTGTTAATGGATAACTGATCATGTTTATTCAAAAGCTGCCATATCTATCTAAAatgcaaatcaaatatattatccaaCAATCATTTACAAATGTTCAAATCAAGTGACACACGCAACCACCAAATCCTATGATCTTGATCCCCTAAGATCTCGGTGAGGATGATCGCCCAAATCCCTTGTCAATAACTGCATCGCATAAACTCAAGGAAGAGTGGTTCGTTGGTGAAGGGACTTCCACtacttcatgcctataaaagataGATGATCTCTTCATATTAAGGTAAGCGCAATTTTGGCTTTTACTTCTGGCTTTGTTGCTTATACCCTCTctcattctgacttaggcatcggagtgtctCCGCCGGCTCACCTCCGGTCTCTTCAATCCTTCTCTCCTTCTTTGTTGTGTAGTCAAACCACTTGCGTGTTAGTCAACTCAGACTCGGCAGGCATGCCACGTCACCAATAGGAAAACTgtgcttcaacagtttggcgccgtctgtgggaactcgattttcatcagttcttaCTGTCCATTAATCCAATATGGTTACTACTCGTTCTACTACAGGAGCTTCCAACGCACCAGCACCATCCAACCTAGCTGAGTTTATGAAGCAGATGATTGAGTCTATGAAGGCCCTGAAGAAGTAGAATGAAGACCTGGCCATGAGGCTCACGACTGCTAAAGGCCACAATAGCCGGAGGGAACAAGAGCGCGAGGAAAGGCGGGCAAAGAAGCGTGAAGAAAGGCGTGAGAAGGAAAGGCATGCAGAGATCTGCAAGGGAAAGTAGAATGCAGATTCGCATCGTGAAGAAGATGCGAGTTCAGTTCAAGCCAGCCATCATACGACTGTCCAGAATGAGGAACATCGCGAGCAGGAGAACTCGAAGAGGTCTCAGCATACTAGGCCTCGACCGGAGCAACCTCGCCGAAACGACCACCATAATGGGCGGAATGAGGGCCAGATGAGTGCTGACATGGAAGACCTTAAAAAGAAGTACGAAGAGCTAACTTGCAAGTTGGCTGCCAAAGAGGAGAAAAGCCCTGCTAGAGAGCTTATGGACAACACTGACTTGCCCTTCATCGATCGAGTATTGGGTTTCCCCTTGCCTGACAACTTCAAGATGCCTCGTGTCAAGGAGTTTGACGGTAACAGTGACCCTTCTGAACATATGGAAAGCATTCGCGCTCATTTTTCCCTTCACATATTTTCGGATGAAATCGCATGCAGAATCTTTCCCCTCACTTTGGAAGGAGTTGCCAAGGATTGGTTTGCCAGATTGCCGCCAAATCGGTGGATAATTTCAAAGAACTTGGGTGCCTCTTCTTAAGCCAATTCCTGGCAACCcgaaaaaggaagaagcacTCAGCTTGTTCACTATCCCTTCGTCAGGGAAAGGAAGAGAGCTTGAAGGATTTCATGCTCAGGTTTAATAAAGAGAAGCTGTTGGTGGAGAACCCAAGTGATCAAACGGTACTTTCTGTATTATGGCATAGAGTCAGGCCAAATGGGCCTCTGATGGCTGAAGTGTCAAAGAGTTCGACCGAGATAACTCATCGCCAATTTATTAGTAAGATGGAGGAGTACATCAATCAGGAGGAAATGATTAAGGCTTTAATGAAAGGTCAGGAGGAAGAAGACCGAGAAAAGGAGGACATCAAGAAGGAGATACCTGCAACGTCCACTCCGAAAGAAGGGAAATTCCAAAAGAAAGTGGTGAAGAAGACTGTGCCATCCTTCCCGAAGATAGAGCCCCGGCGACGTGAAGATCGAAGGTTCACACCCTTGAATGTTAGGGTCAATGAAGTGTTTATAGAGATTAGAAGGGACCTAGCTTTTAGGTGGCCGAGTAAGTTGCGGGGTGATCCGAGGAAGCGAGATCGAACAAAGTTCTGTGAGTATCATAATGATCATGGGCATTTGGCGGAAGATTGTATAACCCTGTGGCAGGGGATCGAAACCTTCATTAGAAATGGAAGGCTGGTGAGATTCCTTGCAGGAGAGAGGAATCGAGATGCGGTTCACCAACAGCCCCTTCTGTTGGATGCAAACCTAGATGCAGGAGGACGAGAGCCGAGACGTGATTGGGAAGATGGTCCGAGAGAGGATCCGAGAGCCCCTCGGGAGCAAGGAGTGGTAGGCGAAATCCACACTATTTCCCGAGGAATAGCTGGTGAAGGACAATCCAACTCAGCCAGAAAGGCTTATGCGAGAAAAACGCAGACTGAAGAGGTCCTTACAGTGCAAAGACCTTCTAAGGTTGCAAGGAAGGATTCAAtgactctttctttctctgaagAAGATGCTAGGGGAGGTAATGCAGCCACATGACAATCCACTAGTAGTAACAGTGACAATGGCCAACCCATCGAAttttggtggacaatggaagTTCGGCCGATGTCCTGTATTGGCCGATCTTTAAGCAAATGGGTAtcgatcgcgataggatcaaacCATTTAGTTCTCCCCTGGTCGGATTGGCAGGGGAGCAAGTCCAGCCGATTGGCCTTATTTCACTACCTGTAACAGCGGGGACGACACCCAAGCAGAAGACTGTAATGGTAGACTTCTTGGTCATTGACCGACCTAGTGCCTACAATGCCATCATAGGTCGTCCTgctttgaataagttgaaggccTTAACCTCAACGTAccacttgatgatgaagttctCAACGGAGGAAGGAGTCAGAGAAGTAAGGGGGGATCAAACTCAGGCGAGAAGATGTTACAATACATCTCTCAAGAAGGCCTCGGACCCAACTCCTATTATAATTGGTACAGTAGGTGGTAAAGGTAGAAATGAGCCGAAGGGAGACCCAGCTGAGCCATTAGAAGACGTGGTGGTTAGTGaaggcaaaattttgaagattgggACACAGATCAATCCCAGGGTCCGAGACGGTCTCGTCACCTTCCTTCGACGGAACTTGGAAGTTTTCGCATGGACCCATGAAGATATGCCAGGAATTAGTCCTAAAGACATTCTCCACCAACTCAATGTGGATCCGAGTGTGAAGCCAGTCAAGCAAAAGAGAGGGAAGTTCGCTCCTGAATGAAATAAATAGCTGAAGAAGTAGAGAAGTTTCTCAAGGCTTGTTTCATTGAGGAAGTTTATTATCCCGATTGGTTAgccaatgtagtattggtcaaaaaatccaatgggaagtggaggatgtgcgtggatTTCACTGACCTCAATAAAGCTTGTCCAAAAGACAGCTTTCCATTACCCCGCATTGATGCATTGGTGGACTCGACGGCTGGGTACGGCTTACTCAGCTTGATGGACGCTTTCTCTAGCTATAACCAGATATACATGCATCCAGAAGATAATGAGAAAACTGCATTCATAACTGACCGAGGCCTGTACTACTACAAAGTCATACCCTTTGGTTTGAAGAATGCAGGGGCAACATATCAAAGGCTGGTTAACAAAACGTTCTGAGACTAGATCGGACGGAATATGGAggtatatgttgatgacatgttAGTCAAAAGTGTGCTGCCGCAGAACCATACACTTGACTTGCAAGAGACGTTCGCAATCTTGAAGAAGTATGGGATGAAACTGAATCCCTCAAAATGTGCATTTGGAGTCTTGTCGGGGAAATTCCTCGGTTACATGATGTCGAGCCGAGGAATAGAAGCTAACCCCGAGAAGATACAAGCTGTCTTAGATATGCAGTCcccaaaaaatttgaaacagcTCCAGCAATTGACAGGAAGGATAGCGGCACTAAATCAGTTTATTTCACGATCGACCGATAAGTGTCTTCAATTTCTTAAAGTCTTGTGAAAGGCCTTTGAATGGACTGACGAATGTGAAGAGGCCTTCAGACAGCTAAAGAAGTATCTAATGAGTTCACCTTTGCTAAGCTAGACAATCCCTGGAGAAGTACTGTATCTGTACTTAGTTGCGTCTCCcactgtaacatccccagcccgttaaggctgagtttgccactttccttcttttacaacaaaaacttttgcaaagatctataaggtctatcagagtacttgattttaaaggatacgatcaatgtataaaatattattcaagagattttattacaagcgaaattatgaaacattaaactttagtgcggaacatcatattattacaataactaatatgaaaagactttgaaaattaataattattcccgcccccattccggcctcctattccagcgtcctttctacctgaaaacaagaaataaaactgaatgagcccaaaaggggcccagcaagtaaaatccacaaccataaatagttttactcattgttctcagttttgaaaatcgttttcacaaataaatatacatccagccataataatacatgtatgtacgatTGCATCttccgtaacatatacatactattacatctagtaatagatcatcgtcataaatcatcgttataaatcatcatagtatatcatcattgtgaatcatattatcattttctcatattagggcccatgtaNNNNNNNNNNNNNNNNNNNNNNNNNNNNNNNNNNNNNNNNNNNNNNNNNNNNNNNNNNNNNNNNNNNNNNNNNNNNNNNNNNNNNNNNNNNNNNNNNNNNccatgcccgaccgtcaattaactctttttcttggtgcactcaacggtctgttgatggaataccaccttctggcatagcctccttcagtggtttcgcctccatccgagtatcggtaccgaactcctctcatccttacttatcttggggccaaaaatactctcctccatacatgtgccctcatttcataaacatttaactcatttcttgtacttctctttgtacttcttttgatgcatcttagggcaacatatAGGAGGGTTtgtcatcattcttctttcttataatcatcatcatttctcaactttcttttcttaaaatggaaacttttccaaatataaacttgttgtgcttagaaagcatttaaataaatagaaactttctaaataattcttttagaaatccttcatgcatgcaacatatctccgtgacaggtaaataaaataatcatttacagtttgatacaagaatgaataaatagcatgacatgaagtactTTTAGAAGgttagtgaatttacttacctctagactgaagctatgagcagtctttaaactgctaattaatcatcttgaaaaaaatatcttgttgttccactctgtttattcacaactaaattaataacaattcacgaaaatcaattaactccaGTCTACTCCTTTAAGGAAGTTAACCCATTAAAATCCAATTCAAAACATCTTataatttaacccaaaaatagagaatcaactcccaacactaattcaaaattctcaagaGTGAAACTACCCAATATCATCCTGATTAAATCAAAAAGGTTCTCATCTAAGACCCAttactcaacttaaaatcaaatacccaaagctagaggaagaagaattttacctttgaagaaccCATTTTATTATTCTGCAAATTTCTCTTTTGGCCATCCTCTAAATCTCTGTTTTTCCCCCCTCAGCATTTCACccgctttctctttctcatgcttCTCTATCCATCTCTCACTCTATCGCaacattctt
This genomic interval from Corylus avellana chromosome ca3, CavTom2PMs-1.0 contains the following:
- the LOC132174263 gene encoding uncharacterized protein LOC132174263, whose product is MEDLKKKYEELTCKLAAKEEKSPARELMDNTDLPFIDRVLGFPLPDNFKMPRVKEFDGNSDPSEHMESIRAHFSLHIFSDEIACRIFPLTLEGVAKDWKKHSACSLSLRQGKEESLKDFMLRFNKEKLLVENPSDQTVLSVLWHRVRPNGPLMAEVSKSSTEITHRQFISKMEEYINQEEMIKALMKGQEEEDREKEDIKKEIPATSTPKEGKFQKKVVKKTVPSFPKIEPRRREDRRFTPLNVRVNEVFIEIRRDLAFRWPSKLRGDPRKRDRTKFCEYHNDHGHLAEDCITLWQGIETFIRNGRLVRFLAGERNRDAVHQQPLLLDANLDAGGREPRRDWEDGPREDPRAPREQGVVGEIHTISRGIAGEGQSNSARKAYARKTQTEEVLTVQRPSKVARKDSMTLSFSEEDARGGNAAT